The genomic stretch GGCAATTGGTGGATTGCtgtggaagaaggagaagacggTGACGGAATGGAAAAAGGTTCACAGTAGCCTCGGTGcagaaatgagaaatgaacATGACCTTGAAAACCTAGGGAGCGTACTTATGTCAGGTTACAATCACTTGCCATACTACCTTAAATATTGCTACTTGTATTTGAGTGTTTTCCCAGAGGATCACCTAATCAGAAGAATTAGATTGGTCAGGCTGTGGGTAGCAGAAGGATTCATAGAAGAAATCCAAGGCCTCACGGCTGAAGAGGTTGCAGAGTGTTACCTTAATGAGCTCATAAGTAGGAGCTTGATTCAAGTAGTGGAGACAGATGAGTTTAATAGGGTAAGAACTTTAAGGCTTCATGATCTGATGCGAGAAATTGTTCTGTTAAAGTCAAAGGAAGAAAGCTTTTGCAGAGTGATTGGGGAAGAACGCTTGGCGATAGATCAGAAAGCACGTAGATTGTCAATCCAGACTACATTGGAGAACTTTCCATTGGGTACAGCATTCCCAAGCCTCCGTTCTTTGTTAGTCTTCGTATTTGATAgatcttcttattcttttggCCATTCATTCTTCCACAGCTTTAAATTTTTGAGGGTGTTGGAGTTAGAACTTGCACCTCTTCATCAATTTCCAGTTGAATTGTTGAAATTGATACATCTTAGGTATTTGAGTTTGAGGGGCACAATGATAAAGAAGCTCCCAAAGTCTTTCGGGAAGCTCAGGAACCTGGAAGTACTGGATCTCAAAGGCACTGAGGTATCTATCTTGCCCTCTGGGATCTTAAAATCATCAAGTCTCCGCGAAATCCGTATTTTTCATTACCGTTTTGAATCTTCAAAGTTCTTTGCTAATACTCATGGAGTGATTATGCCATCTGGGATAGGGAGATTGTTGAGTCTTGAGAGATTGTCAATTATAGAAGTGAACCATGATAGGGATCAAGTGATCGAGTTGGGAAGGTTAACACAACTAAGGAGGTTGGGCATTTCAAAActaagaagagaagatggggaGAATCTGTGCTCTTCTTTAGAGAAGCTAAAGCACCTAACCTCTTTTCATGTGATTTCTGAAGCTGGTCAACACCTTCAGCTAGAATCTGTGTCATCTCCTCCACCACTTCTTCAACATCTATATCTCAAAGGTCGTTTAGCAACCCTGCCAAGCTGGGTTATTTCTCTTACATACCTCCTCGAGTTACGGCTACAATATTCTAGACTGACTGAGGATCCATTCATGGCCCTTCAAGAGATTCCTAACTTGGTTTATCTTGATCTCCGAGAAGCCTATGATGGGGAAGAACTATCCTGCAATGCTGGAGGATTTCGGAGACTTAAGAAGTTGGGCATACAACAACTGGAACAGTTGAAGTGTGTCCGACTAGCTGAAGGAGCAATGCCTATGCTTAGAACACTAGAAATCACAGGGTGTTTGGTACTACAGACGTTACCACTTGGCATTGAAAACTTGAGCAATCTTGAAGAGCTGCACTTGTGGGATATGCCCCTTAGATTCATGGGAAGAGTAAGAAATTCAGGTGACGACGGTTGGAAAATTCAGCATGTTCCAACAATTAAGCATGCTTATGAGAGTAATGGAAGATGGGTTGTTCATCCAATTCCTAAGGTTTTGTTCCATCCAGATATGGTAGATAGTAGCGCCGAAAGCCATCTTACCAATAGAATCCAAAATGGACTTGAACAATCTTTTTATCCACCTCCACCCTCCTCTCCTAGCCTTCGATGGTCGGATGACTCAGACCAGTATTTGCATGGGATATCACTCTAATCTCTTGAAAAGAGAGGACACTGAAAGTACTTGTGTTCTATGTTCTCCGTTACATTCCAACAGAAACATCAAGAATTTGGAGAGGGAAGTTTTATTTGCTTCTCTTTGGACTGCAGAGTTATTTTCATGCTTAAATGTCTTCTCCAACTGTGCATCTGGCAACCTGAGGATTCTTGTTGCTTTAAAGTTACGTTGCTAGTATAATAACTTGCCCTTCCAAAGCTGTTTGGAAGGGTAAGCCTTAATCTTCTATGTCCTGGTTGAGACAGTTTAAGTGAATGTCTGGGTTATGCATCTATTCCTCTACAATTTGTTTGTTAAGAAAATGTAAATAATGTTCAGTCATCAATTCAATGAGAAGGCCACTCAAATTCATGTGCAACTATGATGGAAAGATCAAAACCAGCAGCAGCTGAAATTTTTTACTTCAAGGACTGAACCAGTTGTTTGCAGCAAAGACAAATGGAAACCTTAAATTAGGCTCACTTCTGAGAAATATGTCATCAATGTGTCAAGAATTCATCCAGGTTTCCACAAGATGAACTGTTAGCAAACGATTAAGTCTTTAACTTAATGTGGTGGAAGATATTTTcacttttctcttgtttttgggCTTCACAGCATCTTTCAAAGTCTTGTCTTCATTCACTTGCTGCCATGCTCCACTGGCTTCAATTGGCGCAGACCTACTGTCACGAACATCTAGTACTTGCTCCACAGCCTCAACTTTGGTAAGCCTTTTATCATatcttgattctttttgttCCTTGTTTTGTCTTAGTATCACTGCTCACAAGTAAATCAAATAAGATACACAAGAATCAAGTGGGCATTCATGCATCACCAAAAGGTAGATAAGATAGGAAAACTTCCCTAAAAACAATGCAACAGTTGTAAAACCAATATTGCATCAAAATATTTCCTATACAGGCAGTTTGTAACCCACTAATAAAAATGTGTATAAGCAAGAAAGCACAACTTTGCAATATTACCCTCAGTGATTAAAACCCTTTCTTACTGGAATTCAACTAACAGAAAATACATTTAAATCAAACAGTAAGAAATGCGAAGGTGTTTCTTTGTAAtgtaaaaatattaaaagaaaatgaaaatggcaaggagacaaaa from Macadamia integrifolia cultivar HAES 741 chromosome 11, SCU_Mint_v3, whole genome shotgun sequence encodes the following:
- the LOC122093304 gene encoding disease resistance protein RPM1-like, with product MALVAVKFLLEKLAILLQGEIQLLGGIHEEVNEIKDELEIIRSFLLDADRRSETDQSVKTWVNQVREVAYDIEDVLDKFMICLANPHGRGFIHSIRNLLRRVKQLKARHDLAIDINGLKRRIKAISDRRRAYAFERIEEKASADATLNRLNDSRFDPLYINEADVVGIEKPRDLLIKWLREGESRLTTVSVVGLGGLGKTTLVKKVYDSQTVKGHFDCHAWVTISKSFTTGDLLRTALKGFLESTKEPPLGGLERMSDEELIEALRNHLNSKRSNNGVNSYPQELEELSRSILKKCGGLPLAIVAIGGLLWKKEKTVTEWKKVHSSLGAEMRNEHDLENLGSVLMSGYNHLPYYLKYCYLYLSVFPEDHLIRRIRLVRLWVAEGFIEEIQGLTAEEVAECYLNELISRSLIQVVETDEFNRVRTLRLHDLMREIVLLKSKEESFCRVIGEERLAIDQKARRLSIQTTLENFPLGTAFPSLRSLLVFVFDRSSYSFGHSFFHSFKFLRVLELELAPLHQFPVELLKLIHLRYLSLRGTMIKKLPKSFGKLRNLEVLDLKGTEVSILPSGILKSSSLREIRIFHYRFESSKFFANTHGVIMPSGIGRLLSLERLSIIEVNHDRDQVIELGRLTQLRRLGISKLRREDGENLCSSLEKLKHLTSFHVISEAGQHLQLESVSSPPPLLQHLYLKGRLATLPSWVISLTYLLELRLQYSRLTEDPFMALQEIPNLVYLDLREAYDGEELSCNAGGFRRLKKLGIQQLEQLKCVRLAEGAMPMLRTLEITGCLVLQTLPLGIENLSNLEELHLWDMPLRFMGRVRNSGDDGWKIQHVPTIKHAYESNGRWVVHPIPKVLFHPDMVDSSAESHLTNRIQNGLEQSFYPPPPSSPSLRWSDDSDQYLHGISL